The genome window CGATCTCTATCACCGCTACAGCCGAGACCACGGAGGCGCTTGCCGATTTCCTTTTCTCTGAAGGAGCGCTCGGCCTCGTCACAGAAGATTCCGTCGAAGGATCATCCGACATCCTCATGCGGGCAAGCTTCCTCGGCACCTCGCCGATCGAAGCAATCGTTGCGCGGCTGAAGGAGTACCAGCGCGCCCTGGCCGCCCTGCACCTTGCCGGGGCGGAGGGGCAAATCGAGGTTCACGAGGTCCCGGCCACAGACTGGGGACAGGCTTGGAAGGAATACTTCAAGCCCCTATTCGTTGGCAGACGCCTCATCATTACTCCCTCCTGGGAAGTGGGATCACTCCCCAAGAATCGGCTCCTCCTCCGTATCGACCCCGGGATGAGTTTCGGAACCGGGCACCACGCCACTACTAGGATGTGCCTCGAAGCCCTGGAGCCCTTCATGGACGAGTGGGGGGAGAGGCAAGGACCCAGGGTACTAGATATGGGAACAGGGACCGGGATCCTCGCGATCGCTGCGGCTATGCTCGGGGCGCAGCGGGTCATCGCCCTTGATACCGACCCCGACGCGTTTGAAGCGGCGAAGAAAAACCTCACCCTCAACAAGGCCGCAGGCTGCCTGAAGCTCCTTCATGGGGGGATCGAGGCCCTCAGGCCGCAAATGCGCTTTGACCTGGTCCTCGCGAACCTCGACGCCAAGACCCTGTCCCACCTGTTCGATACCCTTCGATTTTTGCTTGCCCCACAGGGCCGACTGGTCGTTTCAGGGATCTTAGTCGAAGCTGAGGAGGAGATCGGTTCGGCAGCCAGGGCCTCCGGGTTCCAATTGCTCACGCGCCAGTCGGATGGCGAGTGGGTCTGTCTTACGCTGGCGCCTGAAGGGGAGGGTTGTCTTTTTTAAGCTGTCTGCTGGAGTCAAAAAAAGAACGCCGCCTGACCGATTGTCAGGCGACGTTCACAGCAGCTATTGGACGGGTTCTCTTACTTTTTCTCACCCGCGGTCACTTCGATCGGGACCTTCTTCGAAGCGAGGGCTTCCTTCACAGGCACCGTGATGTGCAGGACGCCCTTGTCATACCGGGCGTTGATCTTCTCGATATCGGCGCCCTCGGGCAGCCGCACAGTCCGTTCGAAGCGGCCATGGGCGATCTCGCGCAGAACGTAGCCCTCCTCCTTTTTTTCCTCGGAAGTCTTTCGCTCGCCCTTTATCGTCAGTTGGTTGTCATCGACCGACAGGTCGATCTCCTTCGGATCGATCCCAGGCAGCTCGGCCTTGACGTGGAACTGATCCCGCTCCACGTATGCCTCAAGAGGGGGGACGTACGTCCCTGTGGTCAGGGGCCAAGGCCACCAGTCGCGATCCGCGAAGACTCGATCAAATAGCCGGTCGAATTCGCGGGGAAAAGTGGTAATGCTCTCAAACGGAGTCCATCTGCGATCTAGTAACATCACTTCGTCACCTCCTTAAGAGTTACGTCTCGTTGTGCGACTACGAAGTTCAGCCGAACGACCGGTCGGCCATTTCCGACCCTTCCGATTCCAATACATATGGGTGTGACTCCGGCCGCCCGTAACTTCCATAGATAGTATAGCTAGGTCTCTAAGATTTGTCAAGAGCTAGGAAGGAAATTTTAGTTATATAGACTAAGATATTAATTAGCCATTCATTTACAGTAAGTTATGCTACAAAACGGATACTTTGGATGGGGAAATTGGACGGGGATAGCCGAGGAGACCCTTTTGGGGGGGTGCTGAGCTGGGTGAGGCTAGCTTCTTAGCTGGTGGGTGGTCTGGCCGACCTCCAAGGGGAGCAGGCGGCGGAGCA of Candidatus Methylomirabilota bacterium contains these proteins:
- the prmA gene encoding 50S ribosomal protein L11 methyltransferase; this encodes MGEGYVAISITATAETTEALADFLFSEGALGLVTEDSVEGSSDILMRASFLGTSPIEAIVARLKEYQRALAALHLAGAEGQIEVHEVPATDWGQAWKEYFKPLFVGRRLIITPSWEVGSLPKNRLLLRIDPGMSFGTGHHATTRMCLEALEPFMDEWGERQGPRVLDMGTGTGILAIAAAMLGAQRVIALDTDPDAFEAAKKNLTLNKAAGCLKLLHGGIEALRPQMRFDLVLANLDAKTLSHLFDTLRFLLAPQGRLVVSGILVEAEEEIGSAARASGFQLLTRQSDGEWVCLTLAPEGEGCLF
- a CDS encoding Hsp20/alpha crystallin family protein, with product MLLDRRWTPFESITTFPREFDRLFDRVFADRDWWPWPLTTGTYVPPLEAYVERDQFHVKAELPGIDPKEIDLSVDDNQLTIKGERKTSEEKKEEGYVLREIAHGRFERTVRLPEGADIEKINARYDKGVLHITVPVKEALASKKVPIEVTAGEKK